The DNA segment TTGGCGAAACGTATAACGCCTGTCGATGAAAAATAAGGAGTTGATTTCATGCTTGAAGTGTATATTGATGGAGCAAGTGCTGGAAATCCAGGCCCGAGCGGAATTGGAATTTACATTAAAGGTGAAGGACATCAACTTCGATTGTCTGAATATGTTGGAATTTATGATAACCACACAACAGAATTTATTGCTTTGGTAAGAGGTTTAGAAGAAGCACGAAAACTTTCTAAGGAATTCATTTCCGTAAGATCCGATTCACAAGTTGTGGTAGCTGCAGTTGAAAAACGATACATCAAAAACCCAGTTTACAAAGAATTCCTTGACCAAGCACTAGAAATTGCAGATACATTTGATTTCTTCTTTATTAAATGGGTGAAGAGTAACTCAAATCTCACGGCTGATCAATTAGCACGACAGGCTCTTCAACGAAAAAAGGACTCATGAGCGTTTAATTGCTCTCGTGAGTCCTTTTCCTTGCTTTCATAAAAGAGATTGTCATGCGTTCATCATCATATAAAAGCCATTCCCGATTATCAACTACTGAACCCACGTTAACTTGATATTGAAAGTGTTGTAACTTTATTTCCTGATTGTGAAAATACGGAATCTGTTTATGTCTTTCCATTAATCCAGATTTATGACTATGCCCATAAAATAAAATTTTATCTTCAGTATTAAATATTTTAGGTATTGAAATTTTTTCTTTCCATTGATGACCGTGAATTATAATTCCGTGCGGCAAATCAATGGTTTCGGGAAGATTTTTCAACACATAATAAAATTTATCATTTGTAATTGTAATGTCAAGTATTCTTTGCTCTTGATTTCCACGTACAGATGGAAATGTAAGCAGACTTGTAAATGCTTTTGAATTTTTCATGACCTTCGATAATGATTCAAATCTTTCTGTGATTGCTCTTTTTTTACCAATCACACACTCAAATATATCGCCTATACCAACTAATTTCGCTTCTGGGGAAATTTTAGTAATATGCATAAGAACATCCTTTGTGTCTGACAAACTGGAATGTAAATCACCTAATAATGCATATTTCATGTCTTACTCCTACCTTTTCATTAATAAAGTGATGTTCCCTCTAATAATTACCATAAATTGCACACATTATTTATGGTAGTTATTTAATATCTTCACTACATTTTAATACAAAAAAACAGACCCTCTGAGAGAGTCTGTTTATAGGTTAATTTTAAAATTAAGCTTTGTTTACGTTAGTAGCTTGAAGACCGCGTTGGCCTTGCTCGATTTCAAAAGTAACTTCTTGACCTTCGTCAAGAGATTTAAAACCTTCGCTTTGAATAGCGCTGAAATGTACGAATACATCGTCTCCGCCGTCACGTTCGATAAATCCAAAACCTTTTTCTGAGTTAAACCATTTCACTTTACCTTGTTCCATAATATGTTTCCTCCTCGTGTACTAAGTACACATTGTGTTACTATCCTTGCTCAAATCGTGGAGATAAAATCTCATACAAGTATTACTCATATCCGAACAAAAATAATCCTCTATTAATGTAACATTAAAATCATTTCATTGCAAACGAAAAGTTGAATTATTTCCCTATTATTCATCATATAAATTAGTATTAATTCTCTTTTCTTATGCTTAATAAAGCGCCTATAGCCCCACTATAACCATTATCACGCAAAAATATAGGTGTACGATTTTTGCGTTTTGTATAATTCCCAATTATATTTTGTAAAGGAATATTTCCTGATAAAGTAGAACCAATATATACAATATGCTCGACGTCTTCAGCAAAAGCACATTGTATGCTTAGAGTTGAAATAACTTCCCCAACTAAACCTTGAACTGTAGCTAGAATGTCCTCTTTCGATCGTTCCATTAATGGTGTCAATCCTGCAGCTCCAAAATTACTAGCAGTTAACCCCCCATCAATCGGTGTTTTATTCCCAAAATATATATCACTTACTAGCATATCGACTTCTGAACGACTCCCTCTGGCTGAAAGCTGTACAATTTCATCAAATTGATGAATGCCTGTCATTAATGCTGACATCCCAAGTAAAGTTCCCCCACCAATACCAGTTCCGGAGATTCGTTTATGTTCATCTCCCCTATGGTAATGAATAGATGTACCTGTTCCTATATTTGTAATCACTGCATCAGGAAAATTTTTACCATCCTTTTGTAATTGATAATTAACACCTGCAACTGTCGCATCAAACTCCACTAAATAATGAAGATTATCATGACAACGTAAAAATGTCTTTAACTGCTCAGCGCGGCCACCTGTTAGACCAATTTTAACGTCATCATCAAATAAAGCAATCCAATCACTAACTCTCTGTAAATCGTCAGACAGAAAATACAAAAAAGTTAATTTTTGGTTATCGTCAAAGAAAGCAACTTTTGTTAATGTGCCCCCTACATCTATTCCAATCGCATGAACCATAATCGCACTCCCTTTAACCATGAAAAGACGTCACTTCACAAAATCAATTGTGAAGCTGACGTCTTCAAACCATTTCATAATTTTTTTCAGCTACTTGTTTGATATGTTCTACAAATTTCACAATTGTTTTTTCGGTCGCAAATAGCAACATTAAATGAACAAACCATTTCAATGCTTTGTTAGTCGCTGTGTATGTTAGTCGAGTTTTAGATTCAGAAATAAATTCCAATTCATATTTTGCGCTAATTTCAAAGTAATTGGCCAAAATAAAAGTAATTTTCATCTTTTTATGTGTGTAATCATTGATGTACTCTTTTACATGTACATCATAGGTTTCAACACGATTTCCTTCTCGATATTGCTGACTGTATACACTCCCAACTACATCATCAGTGATGGTTACAGGTGTATAGCTAACGACATTTGGCATAATTTCTTGCATTTTAGCTAAATCTCCATCAACGTATTGCCATACTTCATCAATAGGGACATCAATTTCAATTGATTTTGTCCATGATTTCAAGTGGGCACTTCCTCTCAAACAACCTACATTCAGTGTAGTGAAAATTATACAGTTTAACAACATTTAATTTTACATATTAACTAAGATTATTTACGGTACACATGAATAGTGTACATATCCCATTGTTCTTCAAGTTCTCTCATATGAACAGTTTTCCAAGGATTAAAGAATGACTGTCCATTTTTATTAAAAAAGTATTGTTGCTTGATATGAAAACTTGCATGAACAATTAGTTTCTGATCGTCTTTCCAAATGATAATATCATGTGGGAACATGGCATCTTTTGAAAGTGGTACTTCTTTATAACCAAGTTGTGTTATCCCATTCATAAATGTGGTCGGATGTACCCATTCTCTTATTAACCAATCAAGTGTTACCCCCGCCTCTAATGAAGCAGCGACGAACAACGTAGAAGATAAACAATTGGAACCATGTTGATTTGGATAGGTATTAACATACGTACTTGTAACACTTTCCGTTGGAACATAGGGATCATATATTCCTGGCGTATCATAATCAAAGGCAATGCGGTTTAGTAAATCCGACTTTAGTGATTTTGGAATTTTATTCCACACTTCTTTTTGAATAGCTATATATTGTAGATTATTTGAGACAAACTCATATGGTGCTAGTAAAGACTTTGCAGGTTCTCTTAAAATCCCCTCGAAATAGTGAGTTTCAAAAATTAGTCCTCTTCCAATTTGTTGTTGGATCTTTAAAATGTCTGTTTTAACTGAATCTTTCAAAGACGGGAAAACACGATGAGGTAATACAACAACCATTGTAATGTCTTTTGATAAGGTCCAGTATTTATAGCAACTTCTATATGATACAGCTGTATATGTAGGATGTTTCATAAATTCTTCTTTAGAGAACAATAAACAATTAATCCCAAACTCTTTTACTAAATGATAATCTTCATCTCTTAGAAAAAACAAATCTTTTTCAGGTACAAATGATTCTTCCCATTTTTCTAGTTTACCTTGACTTAAGTTTATTCGTTTATTCAAAAAATACCACCAACTTCTATAGATTCCTAACTATAGTAACAACTTTATGTTTCATTCTTGTAACAATCACTTAACAATCGGGCTAACCAGGTCTAGTGTCATCTTTTTTGCTAAGTATCCTTTGTCAATCATCATTTGAATAGATAATTTTTTTTGGGATTCTCCAAATTGAAGGATTACACGATCACTTTCAATACGAATGATGTGTCCTTCCCCAAACTTAGTATGAATAATGGTTAGACCAACAATGAGACCACTGACATCGCGTATAGTATGTGGATTTTCAGGTTCCGGTTTGTTGATTATTAACTCTTTTTGACTCTGTTTTAGCAAAATGTTTCTCACTTCTTTAATAAAACGAGATTCAACCTTTTCTTTCCCATCTTTTGTTGCATAAGTTAACAATTCAAGATGATGTCTTGCTCTTGTCATCCCTACATAAAATAAGCGTCTGGCTTCTTCGAGTTTGTCTATATCACGCATATCTTCTTCCGAAGGGATTGTTCCATTATGACAATCGATCATATAAACTTGATCAAACTCCAACCCTTTCGCACTATGGAAAGTGGATAATGTTACTGCATTTGGATCTTTTGTTTTTTTTGCTTCTTGAGTAACAGCATCTAATTCTTTAATGCGTTTCGCAAATGCTTCCATTGTAGTATAAGGCTCAGCAATTTGCTCGAGTATGCGAATCATATCGAGTAACACTTCAATGCGAAATCCGAATTTTTCAGCACGACTCTGTAATACTTGTTCATAACCTAATTGTTCTTTAATAAGGCGGATAACGGTTTTAGGTCTCGCGTTCTTTATTTGCTCATATGTCTTTGCATACGTTAGTAGAGACTGCATTTGATAATCTTTTAATTGAACACTTCGGGAGAGTAGTTGAAATACATTACCTTGTTCTTCATTACGCTCAAATTTCCGAATTTGATCATTTGACAAATACAAATTAAACTTGCGTGCAATCTTTATAAAAATATCCTTACGTTCTAAATTAAAACTTAGACGCATGAAATTCAAAATATCTTCAACAATCCAATGAGAAAAAAACCGTTGATCGACATCTTTCATATAAAATGGGATGCCTCTTCGTTCAAGTTCACTTATATAAAGAATTGCACTCGCATTATTGCGAAATAGAATGGCCGCGCTTCCCGTATCTTTTAAATCGAGTAGACCATAAATGACATAACGCATTTGAGCTTGATCGTCATGTAATTGTTTTAATTGGATGTCCTGGCAACTGTTATTTTCTGTGAACATCTCTTTTTTGTATCGCTTTGTATTTCTTTTAATTAATTGATTTGCTACAGTTACAATATTTGGTGATGAGCGGTAGTTTTGTTCCATTTTAAGAATTTTAGCATTTGGGTAAGCATCTTTAAATTTAAGTAAATACGTCGGATCAGCAGCACGCCAGGAGTAGATAGTCTGATCATCATCTGCAACTACACATAAATTTTGGTGTGAGAAAACAAGCTGTTCGATGATTGCATGCTGAAGTCTTGATGTATCTTGACTTTCATCCGTTAGCACATAATCATACAAGTGCGAAAAAGAAACTTGCATGTTTTTATCCTTACATAAGGCTTCAAATGCAAGTACCAGTAAATCGTCAAAATCGAGCCATATATGCGACGGATTCCGTGTTTTAATTTCTTCATATTGTAAGGTTATGTTGACCGCTTCTTTATTTGGAAGCGATTCCTGATCCCACTGAATTTGAGGGACCATATTGTTTTTAATAAAACTTATGAAATGTGTTAATTCTTGCAATTGATCGTCCGAACAATCCTCATTCATTGCTTGTTTATATAAATCCTTCAAAATTTGTGATTTTGAAGGAACGTTTGAAATAGGTTTGCCCTCAATTAGAGTAAAAGTTATTCCTTGATTCCTCAAATATCGAGATGTGATTGAAAATGCTAAGCTATGAATCGTAGAAAATTCTACTTGAGCTAATGAAGGAAAAAACTGGTCATACCGTAATTTCATATCCTGTGCTGCTGCACGACTAAAAGTAATCGCTTTAATTCGTTTTGCGGATACACCTTTTTCTTCTATTAAATAGCCGATACGCATAATTAATGTTGTCGTTTTCCCAGAACCTGGGCAAGCCAATAATAAAAGTGGTCCTTGCGTTTGTAGAATAGCTTTTTGTTGTATTTTATTCAAACGAACGTTATGAAGTTTCGCTTGTCTTTCAAAAAAATCAGTCATACTAAAACTCCTTTTTAACACAAAAAATCGCTATCTTAAGTAAGACAACGATTTAATATACTATATATTATAACAGAGCAATTATTTACTCACCAATATTCCTTCTTTTATAGAACGTCCCTTCACGCTTATCTTTAAGGCTTTATTGCCTTTAAAGGTTGACCAGTCTCTAAATAACTCTTTAAATTATCTTATGATCGCTGGCAAACCGTTACTTAAACCAACAAAAGTATTCGTTTCTTGAACAATAACTCCTTGTAACAACTCCCCAATTAAATTCACTAGTTGTCAAAGCTTCCTAAAAACGCGTTTGTTGTGGATAAATAGGTCGTATAAGTCAAGGGTTAATTTGTCATTTTCTTACCTTGCAACATTTAATTTTAAATTGAATTTGCTGAGTCGATTCTTTATAAATTGTATATTCAGCAATTCTTCCAGAAATTCTTTTTTAAGATCATAATATGATGGTCGTTGCATGTATTTTTAAAAAACTCCGTTTTACTCCGCATTTACCCTAGCTCTGTCTACTTTATTTCCATATTATAAAAACAATCATTTAGAAAGGTGGTGTTATCAATGGGCTATGGTGGTTACGGTCCTTACGGTCCTTGCCCTCCTGGTTATGGAGTTGGACCCGGTCCAGTTCGTCCAAGTCACGGGAATACGTTTGCATTAATTATTGTACTCTTCATCTTGTTAATAATTATTGGAGCTACTTTTGTTAAATATTAAAGTCATGAACAAAGACAAGTCATAATATATGATTTGAGACCTAATTGGTCGTTCTATTTTAACATTGTACTTTGAGCGCTTACTTGCGCTCAATTTTTTTGTTTATTTATATCCATATTTGTTGAGTTAGATTCTTCCTTTAGTACAGAGATAGAATAATTGACTAATGTTTTTTTTTCAAAAATGAATAAAAACTATATGAAGCAATCCCACAATTTAAGCTAGGCGTACTTATGGGTAGGCAGGACAAGCTACGGTTGAAAATTCTTTATCTTTATTAGTAGGGACTATTGCGATGCAATTGTCATAAATTAACCATTGTACAAACACATTCTACTGAAGAATTTAAACAAGCATGCATAAACGCATCAAATGCAGATGTCATATTTTTAATAGGTGGGGATAGAAAATGTTAATGAATTCCCCATCATTGGATTACTCCCTAGTGGCACCTGTAATGATTTTGCAAGGACTTTAGGAATTCCTCTTTCTCTTGCGGAAGCCGCAAGAGCACATGTCAATGGAGATACTAAACACATTGATATTGCACAAATCAATAACAATCTATTTATTAATTTTGTATCGGCTTAATTACCGAAGTTTCCGAGAATATTCACCCTGATTGAAAAGAGCAATATGGAAAGTTAAGCTATTTTATGAGTGCCTTGCAATTTGGTAAACAGAGTGAACCATTTTCACTTCACTTTGAGATTGATGGTATTTCATAAAATGAAGACAGTAATATTATTAGTCATGAACGGAAATTCTATTGATATGTATTCCTTCCCACTCGACACCATTAATCCAAGTGACGGACAACTGAAGGTACTATTAATTCAATAACCACAATACTAGCCATTCGCGAATGGTTATCACTTACTCACCCCGATACTCTCCCGAATAAATTATCAAATGTCTCCCATTACACTGGAAAGCATATAGTTATTCATACAGTTGAACCTAAAAATTGGTACCGATGAAGAAATATATTTAAAAATACCTATTGAGATTCGAGTTAAGCCAAATTTTATAAGGTTCTTAGATCCAAATGAAAATAAATATAAAAGCAGCTACCAAAAGACGGAAACTGCTTTTATATTTATTAAAACTATAGTGATTAGTTAATCTTTGTAAGGAACCTTATTTAGTTTACATAATATTATTATTTATTCGCGACGTGAACTTTAAGTAACTTACCTTTAATTGTTGTATCTCTCATTAATTTCAAAACAAGAGAACCTTTTCCGTTTAATATTTCTACATACGAAACATTATCTTGAATGGTGATGATGCCTATATCTTGTGATGTTAATCCATCCAGTTTTGCAATAGTACCTACAAAATCAACGGCACGAATTTTCTTCTTCTTGCCACCGTTAAAATACAATTTCGTGATATCTTCATTCAACTGCTCTTTTTTATCCACTTTAATTTCAGGCTCTTCATTCATTTTTTGCTTAAATTCTGTTCTCGCTATTACCACATCTTGTTTTGATGGAGCATCTTTTTGATCAATATTAAAACCAATATATTTTTCAACTGCAGCAAGGAATTTGTCTTCATAAGGCGTTACAAGAGTAATTGCTTTACCTACTTCTCCAGCTCTTCCTGTTCGACCTGTACGGTGAACATAGCTTTCTTTTTCAAGTGGCATATCATAATTAATTACATGTGTAATACGATCAATATCAATTCCCCGTGCAGCAACATCAGTAGCAACTAAATAACGGAAATCCCCACGTTTAAAATCATTCATGACATTAAAACGTTCATTTTGTTCCATTCCACCATGAATTTTATCTACTGTATAACCTTCTTCATCTAATAAATCTACTAATTGATCGACATTATCTTTTGTTCTACAAAAAATGATGCAGCTATCAGGATTTTCCACTACCGTAATGTCTTTTAACAAAGCAAATTTTGCTGCTTCTTTGACAACATATACGGAATGTTCAATATGCTCATTCACTTGCTCGGTTTTTTCAATTTCAATGTCCAGTGGATTGTCCATATATTTGTGACAAAGTTTTTCTACGTCTTTTGGAAGTGTTGCAGAAAATAACATGGTTAAACGTTTTTTCGGCAAATGTGTAATAATGGATTCTACAAGTTCAATAAAGCCCATGCTCAACATTTCATCTGCTTCATCAATAACTAAAATTTCCACTTTACTTAAATCTAATGTATGTCGTTCTATATGGTCCATTACACGTCCAGGAGTCCCTACTACAACATGCGATTTTTGTTTTAATTCTGAACGTTGATAAGCAAAAGGTTGTTTACCATAAATAGCCGTTGCTTTTATTCGTTTAAAACGCCCAAAACTCATAATGTCTTGTGATACTTGCATAGCTAACTCACGTGTCGGTGTTAAAACTAATGCTTGAGGTTTGTTTTCATCCCAGTCTACGATTTCACAGATGGGAATACCGAATGCTGCTGTTTTCCCACTACCAGTTTGAGATTTTACAGATACATCTCTTCTAGTTAGTGCAACTGGAATAACTTTAGTTTGTACTTCTGTTGGGGCCGTAAATCCTAATCCTTCTAATGCGCGAGTAATGTCATCTGAAATACCGAAATCTTTAAAGTGTATGTTTGTCATTTAGCTCTCCCTTTATATAAGAGTATTGAAACTCTTCTTTGTTCCTTTAGTATAACAAGGAATTAGCTGAATAGATTAAAACAGAAAACTATGTTATAATGATAAAATAATAACTTCATAATGCGTCAATGGATTCATGAGAATTATTTGGCTCTTATTGAGCATTTTTTATTCGAATTGAAATCAGTGTTATAGAAATGGGGAATTCAAATGACGTTTCAAAAACATGAAAAAATAGTATCCGAATTTGTTCAAGCTCGAAGAATTAGAGAAAAAATCTCATTTGTTCGTCGTGATGTAGAAGTTGAAGGTACAATTTTCAAAATACTGGAAAATTCTTGTATTGTTGAAATTTCTCAAGACGATGCCAAAAAGATTGGTGCAGCTTCAAACTTAACTGTAGTATCACATAAAAAATATAAAGTATTCTCTTAATCAAAAAAAAAAAGGTAAAGCGAGTAATTCATTAACTTGGATTACTCGCTTTATTTTTTTAGTTTTTTTCCACAGGGTAAGTTGTTATCCAATCACTGTAACTTCCTACATATAATTTAACTTTTGGATACCCAGCTTCTTTTAACATCGCATACAACGGAGCGGCTGTTACACCACTTCCACAATATACAGTAATATCTTCATTTTTACTTACAACGGATGTTAACACTGGTAAAGCTAATTCAATATCTTTAAACTGTCCCTGTTCTTTTAGCAATTCCCAGTCCAAGTTTCTAGATGATGGAATGTGGCCAGCTACAGCATCAATAGGTTCATGATGACCTGCATATCTTTCCGCTGAACGGGCATCTAGAAGAACCCCTTGTTTACTTTCAGTAACGTCCTTTACTTGCTGACGAGTTGAAAATATATTTTCATTCCATTGAAGTGCTAGGGAAGAAATACTATTACTTGCCTTGTCAATTGTAACTTTAAATCCTATATTAACTAATGCTTCATACCCTTCTCTAACCAAAGTGATCTTCGGGAAACCAGCATAACTAAACAACCAATAAGCACGAGGGGCAAACGGCATTCCGCCCTGGTCATATATCACAATATGATCTGTATATTCAAATCCATGAGCTTCAAAAAGATTTTTGATGATTTCTTTATCTGGAAGAGGATGACGTCCAGCTGTTTTATTCATATCTGATAAGTCTTTTTCAAGATCAAGATAAACAGCTCCGAAAAGATGTCCTTCGTCAAACATCTTCTTACCGGCTTTTACGTCCTGTAATGAAAATCGAGTATCCACCCACCGAACAGTTGAATCTTTTAAGTCTTTTGCAGATTTCCAAACTTCTCCCAAAACGTCACTCTCCTTTAGATAATTTCTCGTATACAACTTTCCACTCTTCTAGTCGGTTACTTTCTTGCATGGCAATGCGTTGCGATTCGATTTGTTGTATCGATTCATGAAGTAAATGTTGTCTTAAACCTTCCGCTTCTAAATCTATCACATGCGAAGCCCATTCACGTAAACGGGTATTTTGTTGTGATAAATATATTTCGGCATCCGGTTTTGTTGCTGTTTGAAGAGCATCTCTTAGCTTTTCTTTATCATTTTTTTCAAAGAATGACTTATTATTTTTATAATAAGATTTCACATGTACATAAGGTGTTGAATCTTTAAAAGGTCCTTCAAATTCAAGTAATTTCTCTTCTGTCATTTCATATGGTACAAACGAAAAACTACTATTGGTTTCTTTTAATTCAAGAATGTCATCTTGTTGACGTAGCTTCAAAGCTTTGCCTATCCACTGATTTAGACGGAAATTTGTTACCCGCATTTCTTGTTCAAAATCAAAACTTAACATAGCAAGTGTTTCTTTCAATGCAAAATCTAGCGCATCTGCTGAAGTTTTGTTAGCAAATACTGACGGATTGTATGATTCTTTAAAGAAGTCAGGGTATCTGTAATACACACGCTGTAAAACATAATACAATAGTTCATCTAATTCTTGGTAAGTATTTTTAATGACAACACTCGCTGATGAACTTACAAAACGTTGACGAACCTTTTGTTCCAATTGACGAAGTTCTTGCAAACGATCTTCTTTTCTTAGTAAGTTCGCTTCGGTTTGACTTATTAAAGAAGCTAAACGACCTACTGTCTTTTCCGTTTCTTCAGCTAATGATAAAATGGCCATTGCTTTTAAATCTTCAGTTAAGAAGTGTTGAAACGAATGCTCAAAAACGTTCATACCTGAATTTAAGTTTATCGATTCTTCTTTTTCTTGTAAGGCTTGTAAACTAGAAACTCCATAAACTCTTGGGAAGCGAATACTAAATTTTTGCAGTTCAGTCGTTACATAGTTTTTCACATCTTCGGCTTCGGCTTCGTTTTCGGCTAAGTCAATTGCATTTACAATAAAGAACATTTTATCTAACTCAAATGCATCTTTTACACGACCCAATTGAATTAAAAATTCACGGTCTGCACGTGCAAATGCGTGATTGTAATACGTAATAAAGAGGATGGCGTCAGCATTTCTAATATAATCAAAAGCGACACCCGTATGTCTAGCGTTAATTGAATCCGCACCTGGAGTATCGACCAAAGTTACTCCCATCCTAGTTAAGAGACAATCATAATAGAAATCAACGGTATCAACAAAACAGCTTTTATTTTCTTGTGCTACAAATCCTTCAAATTCGTTTCGTCCTACTCGCAAAGTATTTCCTAATTGGTCTTTAAAAGTAGGATATCCCTCTTTAAATGCTCTAATAAACGCTTTATGCACTTGCAATCCTTCATTTTGTAAAGGTAATCCTTCTACCTTATCCGCTTTTGCGTAAGCTTCATCTAAAGAATCAACTTCAATTCCTATAGCTTGAAACGATGAAACAACATCCGTTAAGAATTGATCATGCGTTTTCAACTTAACATCAGCGGTTTCATGCGGATGATTTTCTGTAACAGGACGAATTTTATTAATTGCTGCAGTCGTAGGGTTAGGTGAAACGGGTAAGACATTTGCACCCATCAACGCATTAGAAAAAGACGACTTTCCTGCACTAAATGCACCAAATAAAGCAATTGTGAAATCTTGATTCTCTAAGCGTTGTGATTTTGTTTGCAAATATCGAGAGACTTCAGAAAAACCTTGAATATGTTCGATTTGATTCGCAATATATTTCGCACGTGATAGTGTCTCTTTTAATGGAACAACTTCAGTTTGATGATTCTCAACTATTTCTTCTACTGAGGTTTCTACACTTTTGGTTACCTTGATCATAGATGGATTAAATGGAACCATTTGTTGTTCTGCTAACAAGTGATCTACTGCCC comes from the Paenisporosarcina antarctica genome and includes:
- a CDS encoding dynamin family protein; its protein translation is MQSFDDKIEQTLHKTAQAYTLFQQANDVERINKTLLFAQKLMNREFTIGFAGHFSAGKSSMINALTGEQLLPSSPIPTSANIVKIHKAKENFAIVYMQNQQPVKFSGNYDFETVKEFCKDGDAVSQIEIGHESSVLPEGITVMDTPGVDSTDDAHRISTESSLHLADIVFYMMDYNHVQSELNFGFTKQLMKYNDNVYLIVNQIDKHRENELTFEKFKESVHSSFKAWGVIPKDIFFTSLKDSNHVFNDFKEVQRILTYSMTNWQQQLVISSNNSLKKLHDEHIEYLQSEKEECQQTFSSVLSDEEWAMRDDIRKTAAHYKKQSTLLTSKVWVDSFEVTRKKLLDNANMMPYELRDKLKTYLEAKQENFKVGLFFSGKKTEEERSIRGQLVEREYDVVIQSQISGHMRSLMKQALKDVGLLSDEQSLTIDQIKFHPPLYLIDEQIKKGTLVTADSVLNFANRVADTTKKWFVQQTDGWKTKQAKCIDDLPEDESGQADTKSHAYQEKVLAIETLEQLNKQLDHFHKEWSTPSNNIQNVSIELVKNWAVDHLLAEQQMVPFNPSMIKVTKSVETSVEEIVENHQTEVVPLKETLSRAKYIANQIEHIQGFSEVSRYLQTKSQRLENQDFTIALFGAFSAGKSSFSNALMGANVLPVSPNPTTAAINKIRPVTENHPHETADVKLKTHDQFLTDVVSSFQAIGIEVDSLDEAYAKADKVEGLPLQNEGLQVHKAFIRAFKEGYPTFKDQLGNTLRVGRNEFEGFVAQENKSCFVDTVDFYYDCLLTRMGVTLVDTPGADSINARHTGVAFDYIRNADAILFITYYNHAFARADREFLIQLGRVKDAFELDKMFFIVNAIDLAENEAEAEDVKNYVTTELQKFSIRFPRVYGVSSLQALQEKEESINLNSGMNVFEHSFQHFLTEDLKAMAILSLAEETEKTVGRLASLISQTEANLLRKEDRLQELRQLEQKVRQRFVSSSASVVIKNTYQELDELLYYVLQRVYYRYPDFFKESYNPSVFANKTSADALDFALKETLAMLSFDFEQEMRVTNFRLNQWIGKALKLRQQDDILELKETNSSFSFVPYEMTEEKLLEFEGPFKDSTPYVHVKSYYKNNKSFFEKNDKEKLRDALQTATKPDAEIYLSQQNTRLREWASHVIDLEAEGLRQHLLHESIQQIESQRIAMQESNRLEEWKVVYEKLSKGE